In Listeria swaminathanii, a single window of DNA contains:
- a CDS encoding ATP-binding protein, producing the protein MKIWNSIVGKIWSTIILLLIGILVISGFLVAMIYEKNNITRITKELEEKTSSIITVMQENDEVISAENKNDSALILLDDTMGVIIEQNGKSVYQSQSQDTVSSASANKLIEDKTLDKAIDKDNSVTMKYNFKTENSSLPVEISAQKFKLANGETGVVYVYQSYHDILKVNQKTMSTLIISGVIAIVITSILSFVFSSRMAFPLREMKKIAIAVSKGNFDNRVPTYTHDEIGELGVAFNDMAKQLKYNISALRQEKEQLSNILVGMADGVIKFSVDKTIILSNPPAEEFLHNWFFSPENTEKVLIPVALNELLNDTLEKKESQVGEITFADRTYVAILTLLYTGEHVRSIVAVIRDMTEEKQLEKMKSDFVNNVSHELRTPISMLQGYSEAIIDGVAQSDEEVREFAQIIYDESLRIGRLVNDMLDLARMEAGFNQMDNQKLPLAPLLRKVISNFDVLAKENFVELGLELETPDLEYSFDPDRMEQVLINLIMNAIRHTGKEGYAGKVILKQTIDEARSNLVISVSDNGSGIAEEDIPYLFERFYKVDKARKRGKAVGTGIGLAIVKNIVEAHNGKISVESELGKGSDFIITLPLYK; encoded by the coding sequence ATGAAAATTTGGAATAGTATTGTTGGGAAAATTTGGAGTACGATAATTCTTTTATTAATAGGGATTTTAGTTATTTCTGGATTTTTAGTTGCGATGATTTATGAAAAAAATAATATCACCCGAATTACGAAAGAATTAGAAGAAAAAACATCTAGTATTATCACGGTGATGCAAGAAAACGATGAAGTTATTTCTGCTGAAAATAAAAATGATTCCGCACTTATTTTACTTGATGATACGATGGGCGTAATTATTGAACAAAACGGAAAAAGCGTTTATCAGTCGCAATCACAAGATACAGTTTCAAGTGCATCAGCCAATAAGCTCATAGAAGACAAAACTTTAGATAAAGCGATAGACAAAGATAATAGTGTGACGATGAAATACAATTTCAAAACAGAAAACAGCTCTTTACCAGTCGAAATATCTGCACAGAAATTTAAATTAGCGAATGGCGAAACGGGTGTTGTTTACGTTTATCAGTCGTATCACGATATTTTAAAAGTGAACCAAAAAACGATGAGTACGCTTATTATTTCAGGGGTAATAGCGATTGTGATTACGTCTATTCTCTCATTTGTCTTTTCATCCCGAATGGCTTTCCCGCTTCGTGAAATGAAAAAAATCGCGATTGCTGTTTCGAAAGGGAATTTTGATAACCGTGTGCCGACTTATACGCATGATGAAATTGGGGAACTTGGCGTAGCTTTTAATGATATGGCGAAACAACTAAAGTATAATATCAGCGCCCTTAGGCAGGAAAAAGAGCAATTATCGAATATTTTAGTAGGTATGGCTGATGGGGTTATTAAATTTAGCGTCGATAAAACGATTATACTCAGCAATCCGCCAGCAGAAGAATTTTTACATAATTGGTTCTTCTCTCCTGAAAATACCGAAAAAGTGCTCATTCCTGTAGCTTTAAACGAGCTATTAAATGACACTTTAGAAAAGAAAGAATCGCAAGTTGGTGAGATTACTTTTGCTGACCGTACGTATGTTGCGATTTTGACGTTGCTTTATACAGGGGAACACGTGCGCAGTATTGTCGCAGTTATCCGTGATATGACAGAAGAGAAACAACTGGAAAAAATGAAGAGTGATTTTGTTAATAATGTATCGCATGAACTAAGAACGCCTATTTCGATGTTACAAGGTTATAGTGAGGCGATTATTGATGGGGTTGCCCAGTCGGATGAAGAAGTGCGAGAGTTTGCGCAAATTATTTATGATGAGTCGCTCCGGATTGGTCGTTTAGTCAATGATATGCTTGACCTTGCCAGAATGGAAGCTGGATTTAATCAAATGGACAACCAAAAATTACCTTTAGCGCCATTACTTCGAAAAGTCATTTCTAATTTTGATGTGCTTGCAAAAGAAAATTTTGTGGAATTAGGGCTGGAATTAGAAACACCAGATTTAGAATATTCCTTTGACCCGGACCGGATGGAGCAAGTATTAATTAATTTAATTATGAACGCAATCCGCCACACTGGTAAAGAAGGCTACGCTGGAAAAGTAATTTTAAAACAAACTATCGATGAAGCTAGGAGCAATCTTGTCATTAGTGTATCGGACAATGGTAGCGGAATCGCGGAAGAAGATATTCCGTACTTGTTTGAACGTTTTTATAAAGTGGATAAAGCTAGGAAACGTGGAAAAGCAGTCGGAA
- a CDS encoding response regulator transcription factor: MSEQVRVLVVDDEDRIRRLLKMYLERENYRIEEASDGDQALSMALNNNYEVILLDLMMPGKDGIEVCRELREFKSTPVVMLTAKGEEANRVQGFEVGADDYIVKPFSPREVVLRVKAVLRRAKQSSEESAGGTPGDIITFPHLKIDNEAHRVIVDGKEIGLTPKEYDLLYYLAKSPDKVFDRESLLKEVWRYEFFGDLRTIDTHVKRLREKLHDVSEDAARMIVTVWGLGYKFEIPED; the protein is encoded by the coding sequence ATGAGTGAACAAGTTAGAGTGCTTGTTGTGGATGATGAGGACCGGATACGCCGCCTTCTTAAGATGTATCTTGAAAGAGAGAACTATCGGATTGAAGAAGCTAGTGATGGTGATCAAGCATTAAGCATGGCGCTAAACAACAATTATGAAGTAATCCTACTAGATTTAATGATGCCGGGTAAAGATGGCATCGAAGTTTGTCGTGAACTGAGGGAGTTTAAATCGACACCTGTTGTCATGTTGACGGCAAAAGGAGAAGAAGCTAACCGGGTGCAAGGCTTTGAAGTTGGGGCAGATGATTACATCGTTAAGCCATTCAGCCCAAGAGAAGTTGTACTACGCGTGAAGGCTGTTCTTCGTCGTGCGAAACAATCCTCTGAAGAATCAGCAGGCGGAACACCGGGAGATATTATTACGTTCCCACATTTAAAAATCGATAACGAAGCTCATCGTGTTATTGTCGATGGAAAAGAAATCGGTTTAACTCCGAAAGAATATGATTTGCTTTATTATTTAGCTAAATCTCCAGACAAAGTTTTTGACCGCGAATCACTTTTAAAAGAAGTGTGGCGTTATGAATTCTTTGGCGATTTACGAACTATTGATACGCATGTCAAACGACTTCGTGAAAAACTGCATGATGTTTCGGAAGACGCTGCTAGAATGATTGTAACAGTTTGGGGTCTTGGATATAAATTTGAAATTCCAGAAGATTAA
- a CDS encoding pseudouridine synthase, producing the protein MERLQKVIANAGITSRRKAEKLIQEGKVTVNGKVVKELGVKVSGTERIEVEGIQLTKEDHRYFLFYKPRGTVSAVTDDKGRTTVADYFADIPERLYPVGRLDYDTSGLLLMTNDGDFANLLMHPKNEVSKTYIARIKGVPEREVIRQLERGVVIDGRKTAPAKVKVRSSDKAKDKAIVEITIHEGRNRQVRKMFEAVGFEVQKLSREEYSFLNLRGLNAGERRELSHHEVKQLKTEARFGKNKK; encoded by the coding sequence ATGGAACGTTTACAAAAAGTGATTGCAAATGCAGGTATTACTTCAAGAAGAAAAGCGGAAAAGCTTATTCAAGAAGGTAAAGTAACAGTGAACGGGAAAGTAGTTAAAGAATTAGGCGTGAAAGTTAGTGGTACGGAACGAATCGAAGTTGAGGGTATTCAACTGACAAAAGAAGATCACCGCTATTTCCTTTTTTATAAACCAAGAGGAACGGTGTCTGCTGTAACGGATGATAAAGGACGCACAACAGTAGCCGATTATTTTGCGGATATTCCAGAAAGATTATATCCAGTTGGACGACTTGATTATGATACATCTGGTTTATTGCTAATGACCAATGATGGAGATTTTGCCAATTTACTAATGCATCCGAAAAATGAAGTTTCTAAAACATATATCGCACGCATTAAAGGTGTTCCTGAGCGAGAAGTAATTCGTCAGTTAGAGCGTGGCGTCGTTATTGATGGCCGTAAAACAGCACCAGCGAAAGTCAAAGTACGTTCTTCTGATAAAGCGAAAGACAAAGCAATCGTAGAAATTACGATTCATGAAGGTCGAAATCGCCAAGTTCGTAAAATGTTTGAAGCAGTTGGTTTTGAAGTGCAAAAACTATCAAGAGAAGAATATTCTTTCTTGAATTTACGCGGTTTAAACGCTGGTGAAAGACGAGAATTATCCCATCATGAAGTAAAACAATTAAAAACAGAAGCACGTTTTGGTAAAAATAAAAAGTGA
- the scpB gene encoding SMC-Scp complex subunit ScpB — translation MNREEQLGVLESLLFAAGDAGLSTEQLTEVMEITHIEALNLLELLSERYNGNADRGLILLELAGSFQLATKKAHAEFLRKLVEVPSNTVLSQASLETLAIIAYRQPVTRMEVDEVRGVQTDGPIRNLVAKGLVTDKGRVDGAGRAKLYVTTSEFLDAFGLNSLEDLPKLADPAADEPDQNEMDLFFDRFNQSKEQEEE, via the coding sequence GTGAACAGAGAAGAACAATTAGGCGTATTAGAGAGTTTGCTTTTTGCGGCGGGAGATGCGGGACTTTCAACGGAACAACTAACGGAAGTCATGGAAATCACGCATATTGAAGCGCTCAATTTATTAGAGCTTTTAAGTGAACGATATAACGGCAATGCGGACAGAGGGCTTATTTTATTAGAGCTAGCTGGATCTTTTCAATTAGCTACCAAAAAAGCACATGCGGAATTTTTACGTAAGTTAGTGGAAGTTCCTAGCAATACTGTTTTATCGCAAGCATCACTAGAAACATTAGCGATTATTGCGTATCGTCAACCCGTGACAAGAATGGAAGTAGACGAGGTCCGCGGTGTTCAAACAGATGGTCCGATTAGAAACCTTGTTGCCAAAGGACTCGTAACGGATAAAGGCCGTGTCGACGGAGCAGGACGAGCAAAACTATACGTTACGACAAGTGAGTTTTTAGATGCGTTTGGACTTAATTCTTTAGAGGATTTGCCAAAGCTTGCTGATCCAGCGGCAGATGAACCAGATCAGAATGAAATGGACCTGTTTTTTGACCGGTTTAACCAAAGTAAAGAACAGGAGGAGGAATAA
- a CDS encoding segregation/condensation protein A yields MVEMNFKVDAFEGPLDLLLHLIGQLEVDIYDIPMAEITDQYMEFVHTMQEMELDVASEYLVMAATLLAIKSKMLLPKQELEIDYDTLEEEEDPRDALVEKLMEYKRFKEAAKELKEKEAERSFYFSKPPMDLAEYDDGTKVAELDVSLNDMLSAFNKMLRRKKLNKPLHTRITTQEISIDERMDSVLGKLHQQVNHRLRFDELFEEQTKEQLVVTFLALLELMKRKLVEVEQAESFADLYVQGKGEELS; encoded by the coding sequence ATGGTAGAAATGAATTTTAAAGTGGACGCATTTGAAGGCCCGCTTGACTTACTGCTTCATTTAATTGGGCAACTAGAAGTCGATATTTATGATATTCCAATGGCTGAAATCACAGACCAATATATGGAATTTGTTCATACAATGCAAGAAATGGAACTAGATGTCGCTAGCGAATATTTAGTGATGGCAGCAACATTGCTTGCAATTAAAAGTAAAATGCTGCTTCCAAAACAGGAACTTGAAATCGATTATGATACACTAGAAGAGGAAGAAGATCCACGTGACGCTTTAGTCGAAAAACTAATGGAATACAAGCGCTTTAAAGAAGCCGCAAAAGAACTAAAAGAAAAAGAAGCGGAACGAAGCTTTTATTTCAGCAAGCCGCCAATGGATTTAGCTGAATATGATGATGGAACAAAAGTGGCGGAACTGGATGTATCGTTAAATGATATGTTAAGTGCTTTTAACAAAATGCTACGACGCAAAAAGTTAAATAAACCACTTCATACAAGAATTACAACCCAAGAAATTTCGATTGACGAAAGAATGGATTCTGTTTTAGGAAAATTACACCAACAAGTAAATCACCGCTTACGATTTGACGAGTTGTTTGAAGAACAAACGAAAGAGCAACTAGTCGTGACGTTTTTAGCACTGCTTGAATTAATGAAACGAAAATTAGTCGAAGTAGAGCAAGCGGAAAGTTTTGCAGATTTATACGTGCAAGGTAAAGGGGAAGAACTATCGTGA
- the lysA gene encoding diaminopimelate decarboxylase → MTFERLGTMNVNAEGHLEIGGVDTLKLTEKYGTPLYVYDVALIRDRARGFKRTFEELGVKAQVAYASKAFSAVAIYQLMAEEGMSLDVVSGGELYTAMKANFPPERIHFHGNNKSADEIHMALDYGIGCFVIDNYYEISLLENILIERNEKASVLIRVTPGIEAHTHDYILTGQDDSKFGFGLTNGQAEKAIRQVLHASASFDLIGLHCHIGSQIFETTGFKLAARRIMDKLVEWHGTLGFDSKVLNLGGGFGVRYTAEDEPLEPSEYVRQIMDEVRDVANSNDIAIPEIWIEPGRSLVGEAGTTLYKVGSRKEVPGIRNYLAVDGGMSDNIRPALYDAHYDAVLAANPEKVAEETVAIAGKCCESGDMLIWDLPLPKSNAGEVLAVFCTGAYGYAMASNYNRIPRPPVVFVENGIDKLVVARETYENLVQNDLSL, encoded by the coding sequence GTGACGTTTGAACGGCTTGGAACAATGAATGTAAATGCAGAAGGACATCTCGAAATTGGAGGGGTGGACACTTTAAAGCTTACTGAAAAATATGGTACGCCACTTTACGTTTATGATGTAGCGCTAATCCGTGACCGCGCAAGAGGATTTAAGAGAACATTTGAAGAGTTAGGGGTAAAAGCACAAGTAGCTTATGCGAGTAAAGCATTTTCTGCTGTAGCAATTTATCAATTAATGGCTGAAGAAGGTATGTCACTTGATGTTGTTTCGGGCGGCGAACTTTATACAGCAATGAAAGCGAATTTCCCTCCTGAAAGAATTCATTTTCACGGAAATAATAAAAGTGCAGACGAAATACATATGGCGCTGGATTACGGCATCGGCTGCTTTGTTATCGATAATTATTATGAAATTAGTTTATTAGAAAATATATTAATAGAACGAAATGAAAAAGCTTCCGTGTTAATTCGTGTAACACCGGGAATTGAAGCTCATACACACGACTATATTTTAACGGGTCAAGATGATTCGAAATTTGGCTTCGGTCTTACAAATGGACAGGCTGAAAAAGCAATTAGACAGGTGCTTCATGCAAGTGCGTCCTTTGATTTAATCGGACTACACTGCCATATCGGTTCGCAAATTTTTGAAACGACTGGTTTTAAATTAGCAGCTCGCCGTATTATGGATAAATTAGTGGAATGGCACGGGACGCTCGGTTTTGATTCCAAAGTACTTAATCTTGGTGGTGGCTTCGGAGTTCGTTATACTGCGGAAGATGAGCCACTGGAGCCAAGTGAATATGTGCGCCAAATTATGGATGAAGTGCGTGATGTGGCGAATAGTAATGATATTGCTATTCCAGAAATTTGGATTGAACCTGGTCGTTCTCTTGTCGGTGAAGCAGGAACAACCCTTTATAAAGTTGGCTCTCGAAAAGAAGTTCCAGGAATTCGGAATTATCTTGCTGTAGACGGCGGGATGTCAGACAATATTCGTCCAGCTTTATACGATGCTCATTATGACGCTGTTCTTGCAGCCAACCCAGAAAAAGTCGCGGAAGAAACTGTAGCTATTGCAGGGAAATGCTGTGAGTCTGGGGATATGTTGATTTGGGATTTACCATTACCAAAATCAAATGCCGGTGAAGTGCTAGCAGTTTTTTGTACAGGAGCCTATGGTTATGCGATGGCAAGTAATTACAACCGCATCCCAAGACCACCAGTTGTTTTTGTGGAAAACGGAATCGATAAATTAGTCGTTGCCCGCGAAACCTATGAAAATTTAGTGCAAAATGATCTTTCATTATAG
- a CDS encoding purine-nucleoside phosphorylase, producing MSLEKVNEAVAKIRESYTGTPKIGLILGSGLGVLADEVSNPTKLSYSEIPHFPVSTVEGHAGQFVFGELETKEVVAMQGRFHFYEGYSMQDVTFPVRVMKELGVEVLVVTNAAGGVNELYSAGDLMLIADHINFTGTNPLIGPNDEHFGPRFPDMSEAYNLALRVEARLIAQELDLTIREGIYAGFSGPTYETPAEIQMMRTLGADAVGMSTVPEVIIANHAGLRVLGISCITNMAAGILDQPLSHTEVIETTEQVRSTFLQYVKAIVAKIS from the coding sequence ATGAGTTTAGAAAAAGTAAATGAGGCAGTTGCGAAAATTAGAGAAAGTTATACTGGAACACCAAAAATTGGTTTGATTCTTGGATCTGGTTTAGGAGTACTTGCAGATGAAGTAAGCAATCCGACGAAACTTTCTTATAGTGAAATCCCACATTTTCCTGTTTCAACAGTAGAAGGACATGCTGGACAATTTGTTTTTGGGGAGTTAGAAACGAAAGAAGTTGTCGCAATGCAAGGGCGTTTCCATTTTTATGAAGGCTATTCGATGCAAGATGTTACTTTCCCAGTTCGTGTTATGAAAGAGCTAGGTGTGGAAGTGCTTGTTGTGACAAATGCTGCTGGTGGCGTGAACGAATTATATTCCGCTGGGGACTTAATGCTGATTGCGGACCATATTAACTTTACTGGAACGAACCCGCTTATTGGACCAAATGATGAACATTTTGGCCCGCGTTTCCCAGATATGTCAGAAGCTTATAACTTGGCTTTACGTGTAGAGGCGAGACTTATTGCGCAAGAACTTGATTTGACTATTCGCGAAGGTATCTATGCTGGCTTTAGTGGGCCGACTTACGAAACACCTGCTGAAATTCAAATGATGCGCACACTAGGAGCTGATGCAGTGGGAATGTCCACTGTACCAGAAGTAATCATTGCGAATCATGCAGGGTTACGCGTGCTTGGTATTTCTTGTATTACGAATATGGCGGCCGGAATTCTGGACCAACCACTTTCTCATACAGAAGTTATTGAAACAACGGAGCAAGTTCGCAGCACGTTTTTACAATATGTAAAAGCAATTGTTGCTAAAATTTCTTAA
- the deoB gene encoding phosphopentomutase, translated as MPDKFKRVHVVVMDSVGIGEAPDAAEFGDFDVDTFGHIAKHVGGLNMPEMGKLGLSNIREIEGIKKAEKPLAYYTKMQEASNGKDTMTGHWEIMGLYIDTPFRVFPDGFPDDLINQIEEKTGRKVIGNKPASGTEIMDELGEEHVKTGALIVYTSADSVLQIAAHEDVVPLEELYEICEFCRKITLDDPYMLGRIIARPFVGEPGAFVRTPNRHDYALKPFKPTVMDALKDGGKDVIAIGKISDIFDGEGVTESIRTKSNMDGMDQFIAVLDKDFNGMSFLNLVDFDALFGHRRDPQGYADALVDFDGRLVEVMEKLTDEDLLIITADHGNDPTYSGTDHTREFVPLLVYSPRFKNGGSELELRKTFADLGATVADNFDVKMPEYGQSFLKDLK; from the coding sequence ATGCCAGATAAATTTAAACGAGTACATGTAGTTGTAATGGATTCAGTTGGTATTGGAGAAGCACCAGATGCTGCTGAATTTGGTGATTTTGATGTAGATACATTTGGACATATTGCAAAACACGTAGGTGGACTAAACATGCCAGAAATGGGCAAATTAGGTTTATCCAATATTCGTGAAATCGAAGGAATTAAAAAAGCTGAAAAACCACTTGCTTACTATACAAAAATGCAAGAAGCTTCTAACGGTAAAGATACAATGACAGGTCACTGGGAAATTATGGGACTTTACATTGATACACCTTTCCGCGTATTCCCAGATGGATTTCCTGACGATTTAATCAACCAAATTGAAGAAAAAACAGGTCGCAAAGTGATCGGGAATAAACCGGCAAGCGGCACAGAAATTATGGACGAGCTAGGCGAAGAACATGTTAAAACAGGTGCGTTAATTGTATACACATCGGCTGACTCTGTTTTACAAATCGCGGCGCATGAAGATGTTGTGCCTCTAGAAGAACTATACGAAATCTGTGAGTTCTGTCGCAAAATCACTTTGGACGATCCATACATGCTTGGTCGCATTATCGCGCGTCCTTTTGTTGGGGAACCAGGGGCATTTGTTAGAACGCCGAACCGCCATGATTACGCGCTTAAACCTTTTAAACCCACTGTCATGGATGCGTTAAAAGATGGTGGCAAAGATGTGATTGCGATTGGTAAAATTTCCGATATTTTTGACGGTGAAGGCGTAACAGAATCTATCCGTACAAAATCCAATATGGACGGAATGGACCAATTTATCGCAGTATTAGATAAAGACTTTAATGGAATGAGTTTCTTGAACTTAGTTGATTTTGATGCATTGTTCGGACATCGTCGTGATCCTCAAGGTTATGCGGATGCACTTGTTGATTTTGATGGTCGTTTAGTAGAAGTGATGGAAAAACTGACGGATGAGGATCTTTTAATTATTACTGCTGACCACGGGAACGACCCAACTTACTCTGGTACAGACCATACGCGTGAATTTGTACCACTTCTTGTATACTCACCGCGCTTCAAAAATGGTGGTTCAGAATTAGAACTACGCAAAACATTTGCCGACCTTGGCGCAACCGTTGCCGACAATTTTGATGTAAAAATGCCTGAATATGGCCAAAGTTTCTTAAAAGACTTGAAATAG
- the xerD gene encoding site-specific tyrosine recombinase XerD yields MNDLIEDFLHFLIVEKGLSTNTIKAYQRDLRYFVSYMETSKNLTDPNILERSDIVGFMAFARQEGKSARSVARYIASLRSFFHYLMHDGKMSHDPMIQIETPKQAQSLPKVLNLDDVEKLLSSSDTSTPLGLRDQAMMEILYATGLRVTELVRLKMDDLHLHMGFIQTIGKGDKERIIPLGKTATTVLEQYLEEARPKLRRPKYRNDFVFLNHHGQGLTRQGFWKILKGIAKESGIEKPITPHTLRHSFATHLLENGADLRSVQELLGHADISTTQIYTHVTKLRLKDVYKQFHPRA; encoded by the coding sequence ATGAATGATTTAATTGAAGATTTTTTACATTTTTTAATTGTAGAGAAAGGTTTATCTACAAATACAATCAAAGCATATCAACGAGACTTACGCTATTTTGTTTCTTACATGGAAACCTCTAAGAATTTGACGGATCCGAATATACTTGAAAGAAGCGATATAGTTGGATTCATGGCATTTGCAAGACAAGAAGGAAAGTCAGCCAGAAGTGTAGCGCGATACATTGCTTCACTACGCTCTTTTTTTCATTATTTAATGCATGATGGGAAAATGTCACATGATCCAATGATCCAAATCGAAACACCAAAACAAGCGCAAAGCCTACCGAAAGTGTTAAACCTTGATGATGTAGAAAAGTTGCTTAGTTCCTCGGATACAAGTACGCCGCTCGGACTAAGAGACCAAGCAATGATGGAAATTTTATATGCGACAGGACTTCGTGTCACGGAACTTGTTCGCCTGAAAATGGACGATTTGCATCTTCATATGGGTTTCATTCAAACGATTGGTAAAGGCGATAAAGAAAGAATTATCCCGCTTGGAAAAACGGCCACTACTGTGTTGGAACAGTACTTAGAAGAAGCGAGGCCAAAACTTCGTAGACCGAAATACCGCAATGATTTTGTCTTTCTAAATCATCATGGTCAAGGGCTGACGAGACAAGGCTTCTGGAAAATTTTAAAAGGAATTGCGAAAGAGTCGGGCATTGAAAAGCCGATTACACCGCATACTTTGCGTCATTCATTTGCCACCCATTTGCTTGAAAACGGAGCTGATTTAAGGTCAGTACAAGAGCTCCTTGGTCATGCGGATATCTCCACTACGCAAATTTATACACACGTAACAAAGCTGCGCCTAAAAGATGTTTACAAGCAATTTCACCCGCGCGCTTAA
- the fur gene encoding ferric iron uptake transcriptional regulator, with translation MEGRIGRIKAQLHDASYKLTPQREATVRVLLENEKDHLSAEEVFLRVKDIAPDTGLATVYRTLELLTELRVVDKINFGDGVSRYDLRQEGAKHFHHHLVCLECGSVEEIQEDLLEDVEKIVESKWNFLVKDHRLTFQGVCADCRQKTKKE, from the coding sequence ATGGAAGGTCGTATTGGACGCATTAAAGCACAACTTCACGATGCTAGTTATAAATTAACCCCACAGCGAGAAGCTACGGTTCGCGTTTTACTGGAAAATGAAAAAGATCATTTAAGTGCCGAGGAAGTTTTCTTGCGTGTGAAAGATATTGCGCCTGACACTGGCCTTGCCACAGTTTATAGAACGCTAGAGCTTTTAACAGAACTACGCGTGGTAGATAAGATTAATTTTGGTGACGGTGTATCCCGTTATGACTTGAGACAAGAAGGCGCCAAACATTTCCACCATCATTTGGTGTGCTTGGAATGTGGTTCTGTGGAAGAAATTCAAGAAGACTTATTAGAAGATGTAGAAAAAATCGTCGAATCGAAGTGGAACTTTCTCGTTAAAGATCACCGTTTGACTTTCCAAGGTGTTTGCGCAGATTGTAGACAAAAAACTAAAAAAGAATAA
- a CDS encoding FecCD family ABC transporter permease produces MYMTVAEKRKRSRRIWTLIILSVLIFCTFTYSVNAGYSKLPFLEVIKSFFGMADAGTQLIVTEFRLPRIVIALLVGAGLAVSGTILQGISGNGLADPGILGINNGAGLAVMLYISFFPSTMDVPVLFMPLVGFIGAILTAFVVYGLSYSRSEGLLPNRLLLTGIAVAAAIAALITLLTVRLDPQNYQRYAEWMAGNIWASSWQYVFALLPWLVVLGTFAFMKVKTLDVLSFGDQVATGLGVRVEREKFVLLIVAVGLAAACVSVSGGIAFIGLIGPHIARKLVGSAHRWVMVTAALSGGLLLLLADTIGRLIIQPSEIFAGIVVAIIGAPYFLFLLAKAK; encoded by the coding sequence ATGTATATGACGGTTGCGGAAAAGCGGAAAAGATCGCGACGGATTTGGACGTTAATCATTTTAAGTGTGCTGATTTTTTGTACATTTACATATAGTGTCAATGCTGGTTATTCGAAATTGCCATTTTTAGAAGTGATTAAATCTTTCTTTGGTATGGCGGATGCGGGGACACAGCTCATTGTGACGGAGTTTAGGCTGCCGCGGATTGTTATTGCGCTTTTAGTTGGAGCGGGGCTGGCGGTTTCGGGAACAATTTTACAAGGGATTTCTGGAAATGGCTTAGCTGACCCGGGGATTCTTGGGATTAACAACGGGGCTGGCTTGGCAGTTATGCTTTATATTTCCTTCTTTCCTTCCACGATGGATGTACCTGTTTTATTTATGCCATTAGTTGGGTTTATCGGGGCAATTTTGACAGCATTTGTTGTGTATGGACTTTCTTATAGTAGGAGCGAGGGGTTACTTCCTAATCGTTTGTTACTTACGGGGATTGCTGTTGCGGCGGCGATTGCGGCATTGATTACGCTTTTGACGGTTCGACTAGATCCGCAAAATTATCAGCGTTATGCTGAATGGATGGCTGGAAATATTTGGGCATCGAGCTGGCAATATGTTTTTGCACTTTTGCCGTGGCTGGTTGTTTTAGGGACCTTTGCTTTTATGAAAGTGAAAACGCTAGATGTGCTTTCATTTGGGGATCAAGTGGCCACTGGACTAGGTGTTCGGGTGGAACGAGAAAAATTTGTTCTATTAATAGTAGCAGTTGGTCTCGCGGCGGCTTGTGTTTCTGTTAGTGGCGGGATTGCGTTTATTGGGTTAATTGGTCCACATATTGCCAGAAAACTAGTTGGTTCTGCGCATCGTTGGGTGATGGTAACAGCGGCACTTTCTGGAGGGTTACTTTTATTATTAGCGGATACGATTGGGCGTTTGATTATCCAACCTTCTGAAATATTTGCGGGAATTGTTGTAGCGATTATCGGCGCACCATATTTCTTGTTCCTACTTGCTAAAGCTAAATAA